In Pengzhenrongella sicca, a single genomic region encodes these proteins:
- the era gene encoding GTPase Era has product MTDFRSGFACLVGRPNAGKSTLTNALVGQKVAITSERPQTTRHTIRGIVHRADAQLVLVDTPGLHRPRTLLGERLNALVRDTLTEVDVVVFCLPADQKIGPGDRYIAAQLAEVSSPVIAVATKADLVGRGRLAEHLLTISQLGEWADIVPVSATDGYQVDVLADVIVGHLEPGPALYPDGELTDEPESVMVAELVREAALEGVRDELPHSLAVVVDEILPREGPTPMLDVRVNLFVERDSQKAIIIGKGGARLREVGTEARRGIEALLGTRVFLDLHVKVAKDWQRDPKQLGRMGF; this is encoded by the coding sequence ATGACTGACTTCCGTTCCGGTTTTGCCTGCCTGGTCGGGCGGCCGAACGCCGGCAAGTCGACCCTGACGAACGCGCTCGTGGGGCAGAAGGTCGCGATCACGTCGGAGCGCCCGCAGACCACGCGGCACACCATCCGCGGCATCGTGCACCGCGCGGACGCCCAGCTCGTGCTCGTCGACACCCCCGGGCTGCACCGGCCGCGCACGCTGCTCGGCGAGCGGCTGAACGCGCTCGTGCGGGACACGCTCACCGAGGTCGACGTCGTCGTGTTCTGCCTGCCCGCGGACCAGAAGATCGGCCCCGGCGACCGCTACATCGCCGCGCAGCTCGCCGAGGTCTCCTCCCCGGTCATCGCCGTCGCGACCAAGGCCGACCTCGTGGGCCGCGGCCGCCTGGCCGAGCACCTGCTGACGATCAGCCAGCTGGGCGAGTGGGCCGACATCGTGCCGGTGTCCGCGACCGACGGGTACCAGGTCGACGTGCTCGCCGACGTCATCGTGGGGCACCTCGAGCCCGGGCCGGCGCTGTACCCCGACGGCGAGCTCACCGACGAGCCGGAGTCCGTCATGGTCGCCGAGCTCGTGCGCGAGGCGGCGCTCGAGGGCGTGCGCGACGAGCTGCCGCACTCGCTCGCCGTCGTGGTCGACGAGATCCTGCCGCGGGAGGGTCCGACGCCGATGCTCGACGTGCGCGTCAACCTCTTCGTCGAGCGGGACAGCCAGAAGGCGATCATCATCGGCAAGGGCGGGGCCCGGCTCCGCGAGGTCGGCACCGAGGCGCGCCGCGGGATCGAGGCGCTGCTCGGCACCCGGGTCTTCCTCGACCTGCACGTCAAGGTCGCCAAGGACTGGCAGCGCGACCCCAAGCAGCTCGGCCGGATGGGTTTCTGA
- the ybeY gene encoding rRNA maturation RNase YbeY, whose protein sequence is MSIEVNNESGFACDEAEFAALGRHVLDAMHVHPQTDLSILLVGTEVMSELHVQWMDEPGPTDVLSFPMDELRPGADGEVTPAGLLGDVVLCPDVAARQALDAGHSTMEELLLLTTHGILHLLGYDHAVPEEEKEMFALQRQLLLTFLAGR, encoded by the coding sequence ATGAGCATCGAGGTCAACAACGAGTCGGGCTTCGCCTGCGACGAGGCGGAGTTCGCCGCGCTCGGCCGGCACGTGCTCGACGCGATGCACGTGCACCCGCAGACCGACCTGTCGATCCTCCTCGTCGGCACCGAGGTCATGAGCGAGCTGCACGTGCAGTGGATGGACGAGCCGGGTCCGACGGACGTGCTCTCCTTCCCGATGGACGAGCTGCGCCCCGGGGCCGACGGTGAGGTCACGCCCGCGGGCCTGCTCGGCGACGTCGTGCTGTGCCCGGACGTGGCGGCGCGGCAGGCGCTCGACGCGGGCCACTCGACCATGGAAGAGCTGCTGCTGCTGACGACGCACGGCATCTTGCACCTGCTCGGCTACGACCACGCGGTGCCCGAGGAGGAGAAGGAGATGTTCGCGCTGCAGCGCCAGCTCCTGCTCACGTTCCTCGCCGGCCGATGA
- a CDS encoding isoprenyl transferase yields the protein MARRSAASPGPQAERARAIIAPPPHPSGARPPTIPLEFVPKHVAIVMDGNGRWANARGLPRTAGHEAGEASLLEVVAGAIEIGVTHVSAYAFSTENWKRSPEEVRFLMGFNRDVLRRRRDVMNAWGVRVRWAGRRPKLWRSVIAELEEAEELTRGNDLCTLTMCVNYGGRAEVADAAKAIGREVAAGRLNPEKISERTVAAYLDEPDLPDVDLFLRTSGEQRTSNFMIWQAAYAELVFLDEYWPDVDRRSLWRAVETYAGRNRRYGGAVDAPGAPGAPAGA from the coding sequence ATGGCCCGCCGGAGCGCCGCGAGCCCAGGACCCCAGGCAGAGCGGGCGCGCGCGATCATCGCGCCGCCGCCCCACCCGTCCGGGGCTCGTCCGCCGACGATCCCGCTCGAGTTCGTCCCGAAGCACGTGGCCATCGTCATGGACGGCAACGGCCGGTGGGCCAACGCGCGTGGCCTGCCGCGGACGGCGGGGCACGAGGCCGGGGAGGCGTCGCTGCTCGAGGTCGTCGCGGGTGCGATCGAGATCGGGGTCACGCACGTCTCGGCGTACGCGTTCTCGACCGAGAACTGGAAGCGGTCCCCCGAGGAGGTGCGCTTCCTCATGGGCTTCAACCGGGACGTGCTGCGCCGCCGGCGGGACGTGATGAACGCCTGGGGCGTGCGCGTGCGGTGGGCCGGGCGCCGGCCCAAGCTGTGGCGGTCCGTGATCGCCGAGCTCGAGGAGGCCGAGGAGCTCACGCGCGGCAACGACCTGTGCACGCTCACGATGTGCGTCAACTACGGCGGCCGGGCCGAGGTCGCCGACGCCGCGAAGGCGATCGGCCGTGAGGTCGCGGCGGGCCGGCTCAACCCGGAGAAGATCTCCGAGCGCACGGTCGCGGCCTACCTCGACGAGCCCGACCTGCCCGACGTCGACCTCTTCCTGCGCACCTCGGGCGAGCAGCGCACGTCGAACTTCATGATCTGGCAGGCGGCGTACGCCGAGCTCGTCTTCCTCGACGAGTACTGGCCGGACGTCGACCGGCGGTCGCTGTGGCGCGCCGTGGAGACGTACGCCGGGCGCAACCGGCGCTACGGCGGCGCCGTCGACGCGCCCGGGGCGCCGGGAGCCCCGGCCGGCGCGTGA
- a CDS encoding hemolysin family protein, whose amino-acid sequence MNDAPIGLLIVVATAGILLAALLSAGEAAVLRVTRSAVSELVTDGHPSAARVRRLTVSPARTAASAAFVRLVAEMTATTCITIGLTTGSLSWWQVLLLSVLISGLVALVLVRISPRTLGRKQPLRVLVVLSGLLALAVRLPIGRLAPAVRRSGEVDEDELRDMVDRVSESEGIEDEEREMFRSVFELGDTLTREVMVPRTEMITTPAGTSLRKTLALLVRSGFSRVPVTGDSVDDLRGVVFLKDVVRRLQDAPGAAKDKVETLQRPAVFVPETKPVDDLLREMQASSSHIAIVVDEYGGIAGLVTIEDALEEIVGELTDEHDSSGPEVEDLGDGVFRVPARLPVDELGELFDLDLDDDDVDTAGGLLAKAIGKVPLPGSKGDIHGLRLRGERVEGRRKQLATLIVELSAPEEPEPYPDRTDLHGAPR is encoded by the coding sequence ATGAACGACGCGCCCATCGGGCTGCTGATCGTCGTCGCGACCGCCGGAATTCTGCTCGCCGCGCTGCTCAGCGCGGGAGAGGCGGCGGTGCTGCGGGTGACGCGGTCCGCCGTCAGCGAGCTCGTCACGGACGGCCACCCGTCGGCCGCGCGGGTACGGCGGCTCACGGTCTCGCCCGCGCGCACCGCGGCGTCGGCGGCATTCGTCCGGCTTGTCGCCGAGATGACCGCCACGACCTGCATCACGATCGGGCTCACCACCGGCTCGCTGTCCTGGTGGCAGGTCCTGCTGCTGTCCGTGCTGATCTCGGGCCTCGTCGCGCTCGTGCTGGTCCGGATCAGCCCTCGCACGCTCGGCCGCAAGCAGCCGCTGCGCGTGCTCGTGGTGCTGAGTGGGCTGCTCGCGCTCGCCGTGCGGCTGCCGATCGGCCGGCTCGCGCCCGCCGTCCGGCGCAGCGGCGAGGTTGACGAGGACGAGCTGCGGGACATGGTCGACCGGGTCAGCGAGTCCGAGGGCATCGAGGACGAGGAGCGCGAGATGTTCCGCTCCGTCTTCGAGCTCGGCGACACCCTCACGCGCGAGGTCATGGTGCCCCGCACCGAGATGATCACGACCCCGGCGGGCACGTCGCTGCGCAAGACGCTCGCGCTGCTCGTGCGCTCCGGCTTCTCGCGCGTGCCGGTCACCGGCGACTCGGTCGACGACCTGCGCGGCGTCGTCTTCCTCAAGGACGTCGTCCGCCGGCTGCAGGACGCGCCGGGCGCGGCCAAGGACAAGGTCGAGACCCTGCAGCGACCCGCCGTGTTCGTGCCCGAGACCAAGCCCGTGGACGACCTGCTCCGCGAGATGCAGGCCAGCTCGTCCCACATCGCGATCGTCGTGGACGAGTACGGCGGCATCGCCGGGCTCGTGACCATCGAGGACGCGCTCGAGGAGATCGTCGGCGAGCTCACGGACGAGCACGACAGCTCGGGTCCCGAGGTCGAGGATCTCGGGGACGGCGTGTTCCGGGTGCCCGCGCGGCTGCCCGTGGACGAGCTCGGCGAGCTGTTCGACCTCGACCTCGACGACGACGACGTCGACACGGCGGGCGGCCTGCTCGCCAAGGCGATCGGCAAGGTCCCGCTGCCCGGCTCGAAGGGCGACATCCATGGCCTGCGCCTGCGCGGCGAGCGCGTCGAGGGCCGCCGCAAGCAGCTCGCCACCCTGATCGTCGAGCTCTCCGCGCCCGAGGAGCCCGAGCCCTACCCCGACCGAACCGATCTGCATGGAGCCCCACGATGA
- a CDS encoding outer membrane protein assembly factor BamB family protein: MARGQMQEVLLVEVVDDRDPRGPVRADGAPVSPSRRLGGAARRWWPVAAVLAALLAVGVAVTGLRERERLARLEAQPRLLAALGPPFAELWRTSMRGWGRVLAVDGDVVLFGPDADGATAVVRQAGESGARRWLAPFPELGAGDDLWCQPLGADGAVEHLACRLEISPGGLGRAGGAVRLVVLDAGTGERVAERALTGTAVAVAAAGVDLVVSQARRDGTVLITRQDPVTAAVRWSHRTRQSDRGALGSRALDTRVEHGVVVVGGPVTWALDVRDGRQLGEWHLEGGDWAVRGGWGLDVTVLADGRFAVGESGGVGLADEEYGTVSATDARDGFAINGPVLQPVVDDGSAADLLFTVPPDRGGMIAQDAATGERRWDLGTMPWGNSIVLDGRVIVVIGRELVALDARSGQRLWSVPVPRGNHAQQVVTDGDVVAVPISDRERGPLLAAFDPADGRARWTAALPPGGTHLTALDGRLAVFTDRDLVVLG, from the coding sequence ATGGCTCGGGGCCAGATGCAGGAGGTCCTGCTGGTCGAGGTCGTCGACGACCGTGACCCGCGCGGGCCGGTGCGCGCCGACGGCGCACCCGTCTCGCCGTCGCGCCGCCTCGGCGGCGCGGCCCGGCGGTGGTGGCCCGTCGCGGCCGTCCTCGCGGCCCTTCTGGCCGTCGGCGTCGCCGTGACGGGGCTGCGCGAACGCGAGCGGCTGGCCCGCCTCGAGGCGCAGCCGAGGCTGCTCGCCGCGCTGGGGCCGCCGTTCGCGGAGCTGTGGCGCACGTCGATGCGGGGCTGGGGTCGGGTGCTCGCCGTCGACGGCGACGTCGTCCTGTTCGGCCCCGACGCCGACGGCGCCACCGCGGTCGTGCGCCAGGCGGGGGAGAGCGGGGCGCGGCGGTGGCTCGCCCCGTTCCCCGAGCTCGGAGCCGGCGACGACCTGTGGTGCCAGCCCCTGGGCGCCGACGGCGCCGTCGAGCACCTGGCGTGCCGGCTCGAGATCTCGCCCGGCGGGCTCGGACGGGCCGGGGGCGCGGTCCGGCTCGTCGTCCTCGACGCGGGCACCGGCGAGCGCGTGGCCGAGCGCGCGCTGACCGGCACGGCGGTCGCGGTCGCCGCCGCGGGCGTCGATCTCGTGGTGAGTCAGGCGCGCCGCGACGGGACGGTCTTGATCACCCGGCAGGACCCGGTGACCGCGGCGGTGCGCTGGAGCCATCGGACCCGTCAGAGCGATCGCGGCGCGCTCGGATCCCGGGCCCTGGACACGCGCGTCGAGCACGGCGTCGTCGTGGTCGGCGGGCCCGTGACGTGGGCGCTGGACGTCCGGGACGGGCGCCAGCTCGGCGAGTGGCACCTCGAGGGCGGCGACTGGGCGGTGCGTGGCGGCTGGGGCCTCGACGTCACCGTCCTGGCGGACGGCCGGTTCGCCGTCGGCGAGTCCGGCGGCGTGGGGCTCGCCGACGAGGAGTACGGCACCGTCTCGGCGACCGACGCCCGGGACGGATTCGCGATCAACGGACCCGTCCTGCAGCCCGTCGTCGACGACGGCTCGGCCGCCGACCTGCTGTTCACCGTCCCGCCGGACCGGGGCGGCATGATCGCGCAGGACGCCGCGACCGGCGAGCGGCGGTGGGACCTCGGCACGATGCCGTGGGGGAACTCGATCGTGCTCGACGGGCGGGTGATCGTCGTCATCGGCCGCGAGCTCGTGGCGCTCGACGCGCGCAGCGGCCAGCGGCTGTGGTCCGTGCCCGTGCCGCGCGGCAACCACGCCCAGCAGGTGGTCACCGACGGGGACGTCGTGGCCGTGCCGATCTCGGACCGCGAGCGCGGCCCGCTCCTGGCCGCGTTCGACCCGGCCGACGGTCGCGCGCGGTGGACCGCGGCGCTGCCGCCGGGCGGGACGCACCTCACCGCGCTCGACGGGCGGCTCGCGGTATTCACCGACCGGGACCTGGTCGTTCTCGGCTGA
- a CDS encoding alpha/beta hydrolase family protein — translation MLFRTAASTAVGVIALALAGAVMGPQWDPVPLTDPLVVQSESTAIGGPSAGAPVGTYEVETRIVDVALDGTVIQAQISSPVGLSGALPGVVFVHGAGTGEFSRAFRGQAHELASAGIVTMVPNKRLDTYSTRHRDYEAMAGDYARSVEVLRAQPGIDPSQVGVYGESEGAWIVPVMTANDPTLGFAALIAAPVVPPREQAAFAADAYLRNTGVPSGVFRAIPRAVGMDFPGGGFEYADFDVTPFQRRTMQPVFVGYGTGDAAMPTVQGAQQIIADLAVAGNDQYTVRYYAGADHGLRVDGVVSADFVRDLSRWISGLPATATAQPRIAGDQPHQTYLAVPIKTPRWFGDGNLVLNIVIVSAGALVVGAGVWLVARVRRRGTGLAEGLSGPLFAMALGTVLTVGALVWYLLAITRLALDYEQNAWVVQGGWVAVRALGVGTVVVAAVLVNRLEDVRVDPERRAVRGWPARVTVALVGTGSLVLLVTLAYWGVFQLGI, via the coding sequence GTGCTCTTCCGAACTGCCGCGTCCACCGCCGTCGGCGTCATCGCGCTCGCCCTCGCCGGTGCCGTGATGGGGCCGCAGTGGGATCCCGTGCCGCTGACCGACCCGCTCGTCGTCCAGTCCGAGTCGACCGCGATCGGCGGGCCGAGCGCCGGGGCGCCGGTCGGCACGTACGAGGTCGAGACCCGGATCGTCGACGTGGCGCTCGACGGCACGGTTATCCAGGCGCAGATCAGCTCGCCGGTCGGCCTGAGCGGCGCGCTGCCGGGGGTCGTGTTCGTGCACGGCGCCGGCACCGGCGAGTTCTCCCGGGCATTCCGCGGCCAGGCCCATGAGCTCGCGAGCGCGGGCATCGTCACGATGGTCCCCAACAAGCGCCTGGACACCTACTCCACACGGCACCGCGACTACGAGGCGATGGCGGGCGACTACGCCCGCTCGGTGGAGGTGCTCCGCGCGCAGCCCGGCATCGACCCGAGCCAGGTCGGGGTGTACGGCGAGAGCGAGGGCGCCTGGATCGTGCCGGTGATGACCGCCAACGACCCGACGCTGGGGTTCGCGGCGCTGATCGCCGCGCCGGTCGTGCCGCCGCGCGAGCAGGCCGCCTTCGCCGCGGACGCGTACCTGCGCAACACGGGCGTGCCGTCGGGGGTCTTCCGCGCGATCCCGCGCGCCGTCGGCATGGACTTCCCGGGCGGCGGCTTCGAGTACGCCGACTTCGACGTCACCCCCTTCCAACGCCGAACCATGCAGCCGGTGTTCGTGGGGTACGGCACCGGCGACGCCGCGATGCCAACGGTGCAGGGCGCGCAGCAGATCATCGCGGACCTCGCCGTCGCCGGGAACGACCAGTACACCGTGCGCTACTACGCCGGGGCCGACCATGGGCTGCGCGTCGACGGCGTGGTCTCGGCGGACTTCGTCCGGGACCTGTCCCGCTGGATCTCCGGGCTCCCGGCGACCGCTACGGCCCAACCGCGCATCGCCGGCGACCAGCCGCACCAGACGTACCTCGCCGTGCCGATCAAGACGCCGCGCTGGTTCGGGGACGGGAACCTCGTCCTGAACATCGTGATCGTGTCCGCCGGCGCGCTCGTCGTCGGCGCGGGGGTGTGGCTCGTGGCCCGGGTGCGCCGGCGGGGGACGGGCCTCGCAGAGGGCCTGAGCGGCCCGCTGTTCGCGATGGCCCTCGGCACCGTGCTCACCGTCGGGGCGCTGGTCTGGTACCTGCTCGCGATCACGCGGCTCGCCCTCGACTACGAGCAGAACGCGTGGGTCGTCCAGGGCGGCTGGGTCGCGGTCCGCGCGCTCGGGGTCGGCACGGTCGTCGTCGCAGCCGTGCTCGTGAACCGGCTCGAGGACGTGCGCGTGGACCCCGAGCGGCGCGCCGTGCGGGGCTGGCCGGCCCGGGTCACGGTCGCCCTGGTGGGCACGGGATCGCTCGTGCTGCTCGTGACGCTCGCCTACTGGGGCGTGTTCCAGCTCGGCATCTGA
- a CDS encoding GGDEF domain-containing protein, with amino-acid sequence MTGLPGRKALAGRALVLVGEFGCYDALSDVVHSVYQDGDAAAAITGCHALEALCEAAGDEQTLRFALYIRGLAANEIGRGDEAWECAARLLALSQNDLRAYWQAKALALQANAESGRGDYSGALDLLARASVMLGTFTGREYNQISANGAIALALRRVELFEASDVKLRSMIPHLRTWDAVTMVADSLHTVAEWGLALQVVGLTADAAAQFSACASRAAWLGRLVADTGRTSFEPFALTGEIFAATMLGDTRSALEVLPGLLLRDEIRQERVERLLAHYALSVALGEIGRHDQAREHLLALREVSVAERRNTWVAIADAALMRLDVRQYGDHPAVTRSSAMYQRLAQSQWSERQARYDSLQARMRVHRLIEEGAHITELSRRDALTGAGNRRVLEDALSGPYGPVSAVFVDVDNFKRVNDTFSHVVGDQVLVRLAAILRSAARSGDTVVRYGGDEFLVLLDPRSTAVPGVAEKAVVGLAGRILAAVRDHAWHELARELTVTVSAGVVLRASPADVLTIASAALHEAKTSGRNRLVLGWDAPDAIPAPA; translated from the coding sequence ATGACGGGGCTCCCGGGCCGCAAGGCCCTCGCTGGACGCGCGCTCGTGCTGGTCGGCGAGTTCGGCTGCTACGACGCCCTCTCGGACGTCGTGCACTCCGTCTACCAGGACGGCGACGCCGCGGCGGCGATCACCGGGTGCCACGCGCTCGAGGCGCTGTGCGAGGCGGCCGGCGACGAGCAGACGCTGCGCTTCGCGCTGTACATCCGCGGGCTCGCGGCGAACGAGATCGGGCGCGGCGACGAGGCCTGGGAGTGCGCGGCCCGGCTGCTCGCGCTGAGCCAGAACGACCTGCGCGCGTACTGGCAGGCCAAGGCTCTGGCCCTGCAGGCGAACGCCGAGTCCGGGCGCGGGGACTACTCCGGTGCCCTGGACCTGCTCGCCCGTGCGTCGGTGATGCTCGGGACGTTCACGGGGCGGGAGTACAACCAGATCTCGGCGAATGGCGCGATCGCGCTCGCGCTGCGGCGCGTCGAGCTCTTCGAGGCGAGCGACGTCAAGCTCCGCAGCATGATCCCGCACCTGCGGACCTGGGACGCCGTGACCATGGTCGCCGACTCCCTGCACACGGTCGCCGAGTGGGGCCTGGCCCTGCAGGTCGTGGGACTGACGGCCGACGCCGCGGCGCAGTTCTCGGCGTGCGCCTCGCGGGCGGCGTGGCTGGGCCGCCTCGTGGCAGACACGGGCCGGACCTCGTTCGAGCCGTTCGCGCTCACGGGCGAGATCTTCGCCGCGACGATGCTGGGGGACACCCGCTCCGCGCTCGAGGTGCTGCCGGGGCTGCTGCTGCGCGACGAGATCCGGCAGGAGCGGGTCGAGCGGCTCCTCGCGCACTACGCCCTGAGCGTCGCGCTCGGCGAGATCGGCCGGCACGACCAGGCGCGCGAGCACCTGCTCGCGCTGCGCGAGGTGTCGGTCGCCGAGCGCCGCAACACGTGGGTGGCGATCGCCGACGCCGCCCTGATGCGCCTCGACGTGCGCCAGTACGGCGACCACCCCGCCGTGACGCGCTCGTCCGCGATGTACCAGCGGTTGGCGCAGAGCCAGTGGTCCGAACGGCAGGCGCGGTACGACAGCCTCCAGGCGCGGATGCGCGTGCACCGGCTGATCGAGGAGGGCGCGCACATCACCGAGCTCAGCCGGCGCGACGCGCTGACCGGCGCGGGCAACCGGCGCGTGCTCGAGGACGCGCTCAGCGGGCCGTACGGCCCGGTCTCGGCCGTGTTCGTCGACGTCGACAACTTCAAGCGGGTCAACGACACGTTCTCGCACGTGGTCGGCGACCAGGTGCTCGTGCGGCTCGCGGCGATCCTGCGCTCGGCCGCCCGGTCCGGGGACACCGTCGTGCGCTACGGCGGCGACGAGTTCCTCGTCCTGCTCGACCCGCGTTCGACGGCGGTGCCCGGGGTCGCTGAGAAGGCGGTCGTCGGGCTCGCCGGGCGAATTCTCGCCGCCGTGCGTGACCATGCCTGGCACGAGCTCGCGCGGGAGCTGACCGTGACGGTCTCCGCCGGGGTGGTGCTGCGGGCGTCGCCGGCGGACGTCCTGACCATCGCGAGCGCCGCGCTGCACGAGGCGAAGACGTCCGGGCGCAACCGGCTCGTGCTCGGCTGGGATGCGCCGGACGCGATCCCGGCGCCGGCGTAG
- the leuA gene encoding 2-isopropylmalate synthase: MRHDSQVRTAQQPTAMPIHKYRPFAGLAAYDLSDRTWPSRTITQAPRWMSTDLRDGNQALIEPMDPRRKRRMFDLLVRMGFKEIEVGFPAASQTDFDFVRSIIDDGAIPEDVTISVLTQARTDLIERTVSALVGTPRGTVHVYNATAPVFRDLVFRNDRDATRELAVAGTRDVVDFAEKLLDDSTVFGLEYSPEIFTDTELEFALEVCEAVMDVYQPQEGREIVLNLPATVERGTPNTYADQIEWMSRNLTRREHIAISIHPHNDRGTAVAAAELALMAGADRVEGCLFGQGERTGNVDLVTLGLNLFSQGIDPQIDFSDIDEVRRTVEYCTQMDVSPRHPYGGDLVYTSFSGSHQDALKKAFEARDAEAAAAGVTSDELIWALPYLPIDPKDVGRSYEAVIRVNSQSGKGGISYLMKHERHLDLPRRLQIEFSRAVQAFTDTSGSEVTSDDLWSIFSDEYLPVSSEGPLEQWGRFALRGTRAVSGGDGPDTLSVDLTDGGRDVTLQGSGNGPIAAFVDALAGLGVQVSVLDYAEHALAEGGDAAAAAYIECAVGDVVLWGVGIDPSITTASLKAIISAVNRAQR, from the coding sequence ATGCGACACGACTCCCAGGTGCGTACGGCCCAGCAGCCGACCGCCATGCCGATCCACAAGTACCGCCCCTTCGCCGGGCTCGCCGCCTACGACCTGTCCGACCGAACCTGGCCCTCGCGCACGATCACCCAGGCCCCGCGCTGGATGTCGACCGACCTGCGCGACGGGAACCAGGCCCTCATCGAGCCCATGGACCCGCGCCGCAAGCGGCGGATGTTCGACCTCCTCGTGCGGATGGGCTTCAAGGAGATCGAGGTCGGCTTTCCCGCCGCGAGCCAGACCGACTTCGACTTCGTGCGCTCGATCATCGACGACGGCGCGATCCCGGAGGACGTGACCATCTCCGTGCTCACGCAGGCGCGGACCGATCTGATCGAGCGGACCGTCTCGGCGCTCGTCGGCACCCCGCGCGGCACGGTGCACGTGTACAACGCGACCGCGCCGGTGTTCCGGGACCTCGTGTTCCGCAACGACCGCGACGCCACGCGCGAGCTCGCCGTCGCGGGCACCCGCGACGTCGTCGACTTCGCCGAGAAGCTGCTCGACGACTCCACCGTGTTCGGCCTCGAGTACTCGCCCGAGATCTTCACGGACACCGAGCTGGAGTTCGCCCTCGAGGTCTGCGAGGCGGTGATGGACGTCTACCAGCCCCAGGAGGGCCGCGAGATCGTGCTGAACCTGCCGGCGACCGTCGAGCGCGGGACCCCCAACACGTACGCGGACCAGATCGAGTGGATGAGCCGCAACCTGACGCGGCGCGAGCACATCGCGATCTCGATCCACCCGCACAACGACCGCGGCACCGCCGTCGCCGCGGCGGAGCTCGCGCTGATGGCCGGCGCGGACCGGGTCGAGGGGTGCCTGTTCGGGCAGGGCGAGCGGACCGGCAACGTCGACCTCGTCACGCTCGGGCTCAACCTGTTCAGCCAGGGCATCGACCCGCAGATCGACTTCTCGGACATCGACGAGGTCCGCCGGACCGTCGAGTACTGCACCCAGATGGACGTGAGCCCGCGCCATCCCTACGGCGGGGACCTCGTCTACACCTCGTTCTCCGGCTCGCACCAGGATGCGCTCAAGAAGGCGTTCGAGGCGCGCGACGCCGAGGCCGCCGCGGCGGGCGTCACGTCTGACGAGCTGATCTGGGCGCTGCCGTACCTGCCGATCGACCCGAAGGACGTCGGGCGCAGCTACGAGGCCGTGATCCGGGTGAACTCGCAGTCTGGCAAGGGCGGCATCAGCTACCTGATGAAGCACGAGCGCCACCTCGACCTGCCGCGTCGCCTGCAGATCGAGTTCTCCCGGGCCGTGCAGGCGTTCACGGACACGTCCGGCAGCGAGGTCACCTCGGACGACCTGTGGTCGATCTTCTCCGACGAGTACCTGCCGGTCAGCTCCGAGGGGCCGCTCGAGCAGTGGGGTCGGTTCGCGCTGCGCGGCACGCGCGCCGTCAGCGGCGGCGACGGTCCCGACACCCTGAGCGTCGACCTGACCGACGGCGGGCGGGACGTCACCCTGCAGGGGTCCGGCAACGGACCGATCGCCGCGTTCGTCGACGCGCTCGCGGGCCTCGGCGTCCAGGTGTCGGTGCTGGACTATGCGGAGCACGCGCTCGCGGAGGGCGGCGACGCGGCGGCCGCGGCGTACATCGAGTGCGCGGTCGGCGACGTGGTGCTGTGGGGCGTCGGGATCGACCCGTCGATCACGACGGCGTCGCTCAAGGCCATCATCTCTGCGGTGAACCGCGCCCAGCGGTGA
- the recO gene encoding DNA repair protein RecO, translating to MSLYRDEAIVLRTQKLGEADRIVTLLTRTHGKVRAVGKGVRRTSSRFGARLEPFMLVDVHLHEGRNLDIVTQAVTIAPFARPVCEDYALYTAGTVMLETAERLVEAEREPATPQFQLLVSAVRSLSQRAHAPGLVLNAYLLRALSVAGWAPSFTDCARCGAPGPHRSFAVAQGGAVCGVCRPPGAMAPAPETFVLLAGLLSGEWEPADASHERHRREADGLVAAFVQFHLERQLRSLRLVERV from the coding sequence GTGAGCCTCTACCGCGACGAGGCGATCGTGCTGCGCACCCAGAAGCTGGGCGAGGCCGACCGCATCGTGACCCTCCTGACCCGCACGCACGGCAAGGTGCGTGCGGTCGGCAAGGGCGTGCGCCGCACGTCCTCGCGGTTCGGGGCGCGCCTCGAACCGTTCATGCTCGTCGACGTCCATCTGCACGAGGGTCGCAACCTGGACATCGTCACGCAGGCCGTGACGATCGCGCCGTTCGCGCGGCCCGTGTGCGAGGACTACGCGCTCTACACCGCCGGCACCGTGATGCTCGAGACGGCCGAGCGCCTGGTCGAGGCCGAGCGCGAGCCGGCGACGCCCCAGTTCCAGCTGCTCGTGAGCGCCGTCCGGTCGCTGTCGCAGCGGGCGCACGCGCCGGGGCTGGTCCTGAACGCCTACCTGCTCCGCGCGCTCTCGGTCGCGGGCTGGGCGCCGAGCTTCACCGACTGTGCGCGCTGCGGCGCCCCGGGTCCCCACCGCTCGTTCGCCGTCGCGCAGGGCGGCGCCGTCTGCGGCGTCTGCCGCCCGCCAGGGGCGATGGCCCCCGCGCCCGAGACCTTCGTGCTGCTCGCGGGGCTGCTCAGCGGCGAGTGGGAGCCCGCCGACGCGAGCCACGAACGGCACCGCCGCGAGGCGGACGGCCTGGTGGCCGCGTTCGTGCAGTTCCACCTCGAGCGCCAGCTGCGTTCCCTGCGCCTCGTCGAGCGGGTCTGA